The stretch of DNA GCGCTTGAATCCCAGGGCGTGGAGCCCCAGTGCGGTCTGTTCCATGTACCGCTGGTAATCCCGCCAGTTCCAGGTTTCCCAGATCCCGTAGGCCTTTTCCCGGATGGCCACACATGTGGCGTCTAATTTTTCCGCCTGCTCGCAGAGAAGTTGCGGCAGGGTCAAGTTTTTTGTCATGGAAACTGAATAACCCGCCTTTTGTCTGTAAACCAGGGGCTGTCACGAAAATAAAATCGCCATTTCAACGCCCCATGTCGTTTCGGCCACCCCGTGTCATCTCGACAGCCCCATGTCATTTCGACCACAGGGAGAAATCCGCCCTCGATTTGTCAAGGTTTCTCGTCGTTTCGTTCGCCGAAATGACATCATCCCAGCGAAATAACTTCTGCGACCGTCCGATGGATAGCCACATCTGTTTACGAATCGTCGCCCAGATACGCCTTAATGACTTCCGGATGATTCTGCACTTCCTGTGCGCTCCCCTCGGTTAATTTCTCGCCGAAATTCATAACCATCACCCTTCTGGCGATACTCATCACAATGGACATATCGTGCTCCACCAGAACCATCGTCTGTCCCCAGACCCGATTCAATTCCAGGAGAAAGCGGACCATGTCCTCCTTTTCCTCCAGGTTCATCCCCGCAAACGGTTCGTCCAGGACCAGAAGTGAAGGTTCCATCGCCAGAGCGCGTCCCAGTTCCACCCGCTTCATAAGCCCGTAGGGAAGGGATCCCACGGGTGTTTTTCGTATGGATTGCATCTCCAGAAAGTCGATCAGTTCCTCGACCACCTGCCGGTGATATACCTCCTGTCTCCGGACGTTCTTCGAAAACAGACAAGCGGCGGACAGAGGGTATTTCATGTGGATATGCCTGGCCAGGAGCATGTTGGCCAGAACCGTCATGCCGGGAAACAGCTCGATGTTTTGAAAGGTCCGCCCGAGGCCGATTTTGACCAGGTCATGCGTCGGCATCCGGGTGATGTCGTGGCCGTTGAAGGCGATGCGTCCCGTCTGCGGCCGGTAGTATCCGGTAATACAGTTCATGAGACTCGTTTTCCCGGCACCGTTGGGACCGATCACGGCGACCAGTTCCCCCGTTCGCACCTGAAAATCGATATCCTTCAGCGCCACGACGCCGCCGAAGGTCAGGGTGACGCCGGCAACGTCGAGTTCGGCCCTCTTTCTGTCGGCGGCCCGGTTTTTATATATCGACGGTTCCCCGCGATAGGCTTTCATTTCCCTTTGCTTTTTCCCTGGATCAACTTGATTTTTTCCTTGCCCGGCACATAGAAATTCGTAAGGGGCGTGAAGGAACCATCCTCACCGACCCGGATAATCCGCGCCGTAAACGATGCGCCGTGATCCGTCGGGGTATAGGTGACCGGCGGAATCAGACCCCAGAAGTTCTCACTCCGGAATGATTCCATGGCCTTGTTGATGGTTTCGGGTTTTACGACCTTGTATCGTTCCTGGGCTCGTACAAAGGCCCTTTCCATGATCATGCCGACGGCCACCCCCTCCCAATAGGCGGCATCAAAATCATCGACTGCTTTGTACCGCTTCCAGAGTTCCTCCATGATTTTTACTCCCTGGGACCTATCGGAGGGCACGCCACCGGGAAACTGAATCGCCAGGCGATCCCGAATGATGCCCTTGCCCAGATTGAAGAAATCCGGATCCGTCGAAGTCCAGGTACCGAAGAACTGCGGCTTATAATTAATGCGATCGGCGTTCTTCAAGGCGGTGACGATTGTCGCGGGCAGAACCTGGAGAAAAATATATTCGACGCCTTTGCTCTGCATGCGCAAAAGCTCCGTCGAAAGATCGACGGTCTTCGGCGGAAACGCCTCCACGGTAACAATCTCGATACCGATTTTCTTTGCATATTCCTGGCTGGGCTGATGAATGGAGCGGCCATAGGCGTTGTTGTAAGTCAGAAGACCGACCTTTGGCGCGTTCTTCCCCCTGTGGATCGTCCGGATATACTCCAGAATGGCGTAGCAGTCCATCTTGTAGCTGCCGAAGGGAAGATACATGTAGGCGACAGGATCCTGGAGGATCTCCCAACTGGTCGAAAAATTGATGGTGGGTATCCGATACTTCTGAATGATGGGTTTGGCCGCAAGGCCTTCTCCGGCACCCCAGGTGGCGATCATGTCCACCCTGTCCTGAACGGAAAACTTGCGGACCGCCGCCACGGCCTCCGGCACCTTGTAGGCCGTATCCACGAGAATGATCTCGACCTGCCGGCCTCCAACGCCGCCTTTGGTTTCGTTGACATACCGAAAATAGTCCTGCAGACCCTTGGCGTGATACTTGCCCCAGGTGGAAGCGGGCCCGGTCATGTTGATGGCCGCACCAACCTTGATTTTTTTCGCCCAGACTGCTCCCGGCAAAAAGAGCGCCGTAAGAAAGATCAGCGCCAGGACGGCCCCAAAAAGACTTTTCCCTAACGTCTTACCCATGATTCCTTTCCTCCTTGTGTGGTTTAGGGGTCCAAGATTCCGCTGGGCGTTCCGCGGGTAAAAAAAAGGCCGCGGACAGTTTCCGATCTGCCCGCGGCCCGACTCATCCATGCTTAAAGAAGTCAGGAGCCGTACAGGCAGACCACGCCGTTAAAGCTAAAAAAGGCGAAAAATCTGTCGAAATCGGCTCGTTCTTCAAACACAATATTCATCAATCAATCTCCTGACTAGCGTCCTTACAAGAAAACCGGGGACTCTGTCAAGTGAAAATTCGCACATTTAGCGCATATCCAGTTTGTCCATGCGGTAATGAAGGGAATCGGCGGTCACTTTCAGGAGTTCTGCCGTTTTCTTCCGTGAACCGCCTGTCTTTTGCAGTGCTTTCTCGATGAAAGTCCGCTCGATTTTTTTCAGTTCCTCATCCAGATCCAGCCCCTCATCGGGTACGTCGAACCGGGCCAGGGTACGCTCCGCAACGGGTTCATTGCTATTTAAAACAAGATTCTCCGGCAGAATGATATTGGAGGTTTCCAGAGCAATGCTTCGTTCGATGATATTCTCCAGTTCACGGACATTACCCGGAAAGGGATACTTCATAAGCAACTCCATGGCGTACGAAGAGATATTTCGAATTTCCTTGCCAAATTCCATGGAATACTTATGAATCAGGTGTTTGGTCAAAAGGGGAATATCCTCCTGCCGGTTTCGCAAAGGGGGAACGTTGATGGGGATCACATTCAAACGGTAATAAAGATCTTCCCGGAAGAGACCCATCCGGACATGCTCCTCCAGGTTCTTGTTCGTCGCCGAGATGATGCGGACATCGACCGTGATGTCCTCGGTGCCGCCGACGCGGCGGAAAGACTTCTCCTGAACGGCCCGAAGAAGCTTGACCTGAAGCAGGGGCGGTAATTCTCCGATCTCGTCCAGAAAGAGCGTGCCCTCATGGGCAACTTCAAAAAGACCCGGCTTGTCTGTGTGAGCCCCCGTGAAGGCCCCCTTCATGTATCCAAAGAGTTCGCTTTCAAGAAGATTTTCCGGGATACCCCCGCAATTGATGACAACAAAGGGCTTCTCCGCCCTTTGACTGCTGTCGTGAATGCCCCGGGCCACCAGTTCCTTTCCTGTTCCGCTTTCTCCAAGAATCACCACATTGGCCAGAGTGCC from Deltaproteobacteria bacterium encodes:
- a CDS encoding ABC transporter ATP-binding protein, producing the protein MKAYRGEPSIYKNRAADRKRAELDVAGVTLTFGGVVALKDIDFQVRTGELVAVIGPNGAGKTSLMNCITGYYRPQTGRIAFNGHDITRMPTHDLVKIGLGRTFQNIELFPGMTVLANMLLARHIHMKYPLSAACLFSKNVRRQEVYHRQVVEELIDFLEMQSIRKTPVGSLPYGLMKRVELGRALAMEPSLLVLDEPFAGMNLEEKEDMVRFLLELNRVWGQTMVLVEHDMSIVMSIARRVMVMNFGEKLTEGSAQEVQNHPEVIKAYLGDDS
- a CDS encoding ABC transporter substrate-binding protein — its product is MGKTLGKSLFGAVLALIFLTALFLPGAVWAKKIKVGAAINMTGPASTWGKYHAKGLQDYFRYVNETKGGVGGRQVEIILVDTAYKVPEAVAAVRKFSVQDRVDMIATWGAGEGLAAKPIIQKYRIPTINFSTSWEILQDPVAYMYLPFGSYKMDCYAILEYIRTIHRGKNAPKVGLLTYNNAYGRSIHQPSQEYAKKIGIEIVTVEAFPPKTVDLSTELLRMQSKGVEYIFLQVLPATIVTALKNADRINYKPQFFGTWTSTDPDFFNLGKGIIRDRLAIQFPGGVPSDRSQGVKIMEELWKRYKAVDDFDAAYWEGVAVGMIMERAFVRAQERYKVVKPETINKAMESFRSENFWGLIPPVTYTPTDHGASFTARIIRVGEDGSFTPLTNFYVPGKEKIKLIQGKSKGK
- a CDS encoding sigma-54-dependent Fis family transcriptional regulator, whose product is MASILVVDDDKGIRELLEIVLTQEGYEVTSVEDGFKALAKCRRQKYDLIITDLKMPKMDGIEFLSAVKEISSESLVILITAFASGETAVRAMQEGAYDYLEKDFDIEDLKNIVQTALERKGLKRDEAEFIREIEEAASFRGMIGKSREMQKVYATVKKVAGTLANVVILGESGTGKELVARGIHDSSQRAEKPFVVINCGGIPENLLESELFGYMKGAFTGAHTDKPGLFEVAHEGTLFLDEIGELPPLLQVKLLRAVQEKSFRRVGGTEDITVDVRIISATNKNLEEHVRMGLFREDLYYRLNVIPINVPPLRNRQEDIPLLTKHLIHKYSMEFGKEIRNISSYAMELLMKYPFPGNVRELENIIERSIALETSNIILPENLVLNSNEPVAERTLARFDVPDEGLDLDEELKKIERTFIEKALQKTGGSRKKTAELLKVTADSLHYRMDKLDMR